One part of the Glycine soja cultivar W05 chromosome 11, ASM419377v2, whole genome shotgun sequence genome encodes these proteins:
- the LOC114376428 gene encoding sugar transporter ERD6-like 16 isoform X3, with the protein MLGMSSFSTQFVQSPNLPPRFHHHVQHKDVESGYLQEPFIQPEEVACKEVGSDKSVENGSIGMVLLSTLVAVCGSFTFGNCVGYSSPTQAAIREDLSLSLAEFSMFGSLVTIGAMLGAITSGRITDFIGRKGAMRISTGFCITGWLAVFFSKGSYSLDLGRFFTGYGIGLISYVVPVYIAEIAPKNLRGGLATTNQLLIVTGASVSFLLGSVIHWRKLALAGLVPCICLLIGLCFIPESPRWLAKVGREKEFQLALRRLRGKDVDISDEAAEILDSIETLRSLPKIKLLDLFQSKHVRSVVIGVGLMVCQQFVGINGIGFYTAETFIAAGLSSGKAGTIAYACLQVPFTVLGAILMDKSGRRPLMMVSATGTFLGCFIAAIAFFLKDQSLMLECAPIFAVAGVLIYIAAYSIGVGPVPWVIMSEIFPIHVKGIAGSLVVLANWLGAWIVSYTFNSLMSWSSPGTLFLYAGSSLLTILFVTKLVPETKGKTLEEIQAWISP; encoded by the exons CACAAGGATGTGGAGAGTGGATATTTGCAAGAGCCCTTCATTCAACCAGAGGAGGTTGCTTGTAAAGAAGTTGGATCAGATAAGAGTGTGGAAAATGGATCCATTGGAATGGTTTTGCTCAGCACACTTGTTGCCGTTTGTGGTTCTTTCACATTTGGAAATTGT GTGGGCTATTCATCGCCCACTCAAGCGGCTATAAGGGAAGATCTCAGTCTATCTCTTGCTGAG TTTTCCATGTTTGGTTCATTAGTGACCATTGGTGCTATGCTTGGGGCTATAACCAGCGGCCGGATTACAGATTTCATTGGCCGCAAAGGG GCTATGAGGATTTCAACGGGATTTTGCATTACTGGATGGTTAGCTGTCTTCTTCTCAAAG GGTTCTTACTCCCTTGACCTGGGAAGATTTTTCACAGGGTACGGCATTGGACTTATATCATACGTG GTTCCTGTATATATAGCAGAAATAGCACCCAAAAATCTTCGAGGAGGACTTGCAACAACAAATCAG CTTTTGATTGTTACTGGAGCGTCAGTCTCATTCTTATTAGGAAGTGTCATACATTGGAGAAAACTTGCACTAGCGG ggtTAGTGCCTTGCATTTGCTTGCTGATTGGTTTGTGCTTTATCCCTGAGTCCCCCAGATGGCTG GCTAAGGTTGGCCGTGAAAAAGAATTTCAACTAGCTTTAAGGAGACTTCGGGGTAAAGATGTTGATATTTCTGATGAAGCTGCTGAAATTCTG GACTCTATTGAAACTCTTCGAAGCCTTCCTAAGATTAAGCTGTTGGATTTGTTCCAAAGCAAACATGTGCGCTCTGTAGTT ATTGGGGTCGGGTTGATGGTATGCCAACAATTTGTTGGAATTAATGGCATAGGATTCTACACAGCCGAGACTTTTATAGCAGCTG GACTTTCTTCAGGAAAAGCTGGTACCATAGCATATGCTTGTTTGCAG GTTCCATTTACTGTATTGGGAGCCATTTTGATGGATAAGTCTGGAAGGAGACCTCTTATGATG GTTTCCGCAACTGGGACATTCTTAGGTTGCTTTATTGCCGCTATTGCTTTCTTTCTCAAG GACCAAAGCTTAATGCTTGAGTGCGCACCGATATTTGCAGTTGCTGGTGTGTTG ATCTACATAGCAGCATATTCAATTGGTGTAGGACCAGTTCCTTGGGTGATAATGTCAGAG ATCTTTCCCATTCATGTGAAGGGAATTGCTGGAAGCTTGGTGGTTTTGGCTAATTGGCTAGGAGCTTGGATAGTTTCGTATACTTTCAACTCTCTTATGAGCTGGAGTTCTCCTG GTACTTTGTTTTTGTATGCTGGAAGTTCCCTCTTAACTATTCTGTTTGTCACAAAATTAGTCCCAGAAACCAAAGGAAAAACTTTGGAAGAGATTCAGGCTTGGATTAGTCCATAG
- the LOC114376428 gene encoding sugar transporter ERD6-like 16 isoform X4, protein MAIEQHKDVESGYLQEPFIQPEEVACKEVGSDKSVENGSIGMVLLSTLVAVCGSFTFGNCVGYSSPTQAAIREDLSLSLAEFSMFGSLVTIGAMLGAITSGRITDFIGRKGAMRISTGFCITGWLAVFFSKGSYSLDLGRFFTGYGIGLISYVVPVYIAEIAPKNLRGGLATTNQLLIVTGASVSFLLGSVIHWRKLALAGLVPCICLLIGLCFIPESPRWLAKVGREKEFQLALRRLRGKDVDISDEAAEILDSIETLRSLPKIKLLDLFQSKHVRSVVIGVGLMVCQQFVGINGIGFYTAETFIAAGLSSGKAGTIAYACLQVPFTVLGAILMDKSGRRPLMMVSATGTFLGCFIAAIAFFLKDQSLMLECAPIFAVAGVLIYIAAYSIGVGPVPWVIMSEIFPIHVKGIAGSLVVLANWLGAWIVSYTFNSLMSWSSPGTLFLYAGSSLLTILFVTKLVPETKGKTLEEIQAWISP, encoded by the exons ATGGCAATTGAGCAGCACAAGGATGTGGAGAGTGGATATTTGCAAGAGCCCTTCATTCAACCAGAGGAGGTTGCTTGTAAAGAAGTTGGATCAGATAAGAGTGTGGAAAATGGATCCATTGGAATGGTTTTGCTCAGCACACTTGTTGCCGTTTGTGGTTCTTTCACATTTGGAAATTGT GTGGGCTATTCATCGCCCACTCAAGCGGCTATAAGGGAAGATCTCAGTCTATCTCTTGCTGAG TTTTCCATGTTTGGTTCATTAGTGACCATTGGTGCTATGCTTGGGGCTATAACCAGCGGCCGGATTACAGATTTCATTGGCCGCAAAGGG GCTATGAGGATTTCAACGGGATTTTGCATTACTGGATGGTTAGCTGTCTTCTTCTCAAAG GGTTCTTACTCCCTTGACCTGGGAAGATTTTTCACAGGGTACGGCATTGGACTTATATCATACGTG GTTCCTGTATATATAGCAGAAATAGCACCCAAAAATCTTCGAGGAGGACTTGCAACAACAAATCAG CTTTTGATTGTTACTGGAGCGTCAGTCTCATTCTTATTAGGAAGTGTCATACATTGGAGAAAACTTGCACTAGCGG ggtTAGTGCCTTGCATTTGCTTGCTGATTGGTTTGTGCTTTATCCCTGAGTCCCCCAGATGGCTG GCTAAGGTTGGCCGTGAAAAAGAATTTCAACTAGCTTTAAGGAGACTTCGGGGTAAAGATGTTGATATTTCTGATGAAGCTGCTGAAATTCTG GACTCTATTGAAACTCTTCGAAGCCTTCCTAAGATTAAGCTGTTGGATTTGTTCCAAAGCAAACATGTGCGCTCTGTAGTT ATTGGGGTCGGGTTGATGGTATGCCAACAATTTGTTGGAATTAATGGCATAGGATTCTACACAGCCGAGACTTTTATAGCAGCTG GACTTTCTTCAGGAAAAGCTGGTACCATAGCATATGCTTGTTTGCAG GTTCCATTTACTGTATTGGGAGCCATTTTGATGGATAAGTCTGGAAGGAGACCTCTTATGATG GTTTCCGCAACTGGGACATTCTTAGGTTGCTTTATTGCCGCTATTGCTTTCTTTCTCAAG GACCAAAGCTTAATGCTTGAGTGCGCACCGATATTTGCAGTTGCTGGTGTGTTG ATCTACATAGCAGCATATTCAATTGGTGTAGGACCAGTTCCTTGGGTGATAATGTCAGAG ATCTTTCCCATTCATGTGAAGGGAATTGCTGGAAGCTTGGTGGTTTTGGCTAATTGGCTAGGAGCTTGGATAGTTTCGTATACTTTCAACTCTCTTATGAGCTGGAGTTCTCCTG GTACTTTGTTTTTGTATGCTGGAAGTTCCCTCTTAACTATTCTGTTTGTCACAAAATTAGTCCCAGAAACCAAAGGAAAAACTTTGGAAGAGATTCAGGCTTGGATTAGTCCATAG